From a region of the Chitinophaga caseinilytica genome:
- a CDS encoding TonB-dependent receptor: MLFHQSKSLQHNSGCNRTVRRIAGLVPAALSVCLLMGYASMGIARAPYEAAAFDRKITGRVTDGTGGGLPGVTIAIKGATSGTVTNVNGEYSLNVPDNGAVLIFRFVGYNTQEIAVGNQDRLDVVMTAAAKGLNELVVVGYGTQKKVNLTGPVTAVRAEELVNMAPANLSNTLAGRAPGVNVTNTSGLSGSTAGIRIRGAFAEPLYVIDGVVRDKEAFDALEAAEVDQMSFLKDAATAAVYGSRAGNGVVLVTTKKGSLGKPVFSFQTNYTTARPTRELLSDKTTAADELTYQNRVAEFLGTPKPNGQEEFDYFKDKHYNVHDFIWRDPSSHRHSLSVAGGSEKITYYSLLSYRGEKGSYKSLDNSKVNLRSNVTAKVSDAIKINLNIAANQQNLDRFYWPFTGDDDFDVSDLYRVTFNWPKTFPFYTLADGTPVNYVTDYPVQTPMGSWQAWSVIDQVIGNRYIKTRNRQLNSILGIDIDLGKYVKGLTTKVSGSYLAEDYMRKRFLTYQKNYVFNPKDPDGNRFIPAPPDPNKTNIFTFSSNQPFMDYNISTWWSYQLNWFLNYNRTFGKHGIDALMVFEQSETGGSIAYSRAENPITPYDQFIAYPTDRQFRNSSGKDSVGARQSWIGRVNYNFDSRYIAEFSFRYDGNTLFPSNSRWGFFPSVSAAWRLSEETWFKNATRAFDDLKIRASYGTTGNDLDAAGNRISPFSFRQRIVNGSSYMFGDRLYQGIAPGATPNPNLTWAKSASYNAGIDFTILRGRFNGTVDVFVRKETDILGYRQVRVPDNYGQSLAPENYAARSWRGGELTLEWRDKAASGKINYSINANVGYVKDRWDIYDEDAALGPNGLRNFESRIGRPETRIVGLRSLGLIRTQEQLDGLLAKGFKQYGRNPYLGAILFEDIRGENYAPGPDGKIDNNDMQLLSDNATPRVNFGLGLNLSYKNWALQTFFQGVTAYDRVISNQEGAGMRQHGGSVRPYYPIWADDVWTPENPDAKYPRPVGSNWQESGSVATNFWMRSGAYLRMKMLNLGYSLPKNWVRTIGLTSAQLYFNGTNLFAISPMNEFHDPEQKNYDSYPLMKTFTVGADIRF, from the coding sequence ATGCTATTCCATCAATCGAAATCCCTGCAGCACAACAGTGGCTGTAACCGGACGGTCCGGCGGATCGCGGGGCTCGTCCCGGCGGCGCTTTCCGTCTGCCTCCTGATGGGCTACGCCTCCATGGGCATCGCCCGCGCGCCGTACGAAGCGGCAGCTTTTGACCGAAAGATCACGGGCCGCGTTACGGACGGCACCGGCGGCGGATTGCCCGGCGTAACCATCGCCATCAAAGGCGCCACCAGCGGCACGGTCACCAACGTCAACGGTGAGTATTCCCTCAACGTGCCCGACAACGGGGCCGTCCTTATCTTCCGGTTTGTGGGCTACAACACCCAGGAAATCGCCGTCGGCAACCAGGACCGGCTGGATGTGGTAATGACCGCCGCCGCCAAAGGGCTCAACGAGCTCGTGGTAGTGGGTTACGGCACGCAGAAGAAAGTAAACCTCACCGGGCCGGTTACTGCCGTGCGCGCGGAGGAACTGGTGAACATGGCGCCGGCTAACCTTTCCAATACCCTCGCCGGCCGCGCACCCGGGGTCAACGTGACCAATACTTCCGGCCTTTCCGGTTCTACCGCGGGCATCCGCATCCGCGGCGCTTTTGCTGAACCGCTTTATGTGATAGACGGGGTGGTGCGCGACAAAGAAGCGTTCGACGCGCTCGAGGCTGCGGAAGTAGACCAGATGAGCTTCCTCAAAGACGCGGCTACCGCTGCCGTGTATGGTTCCCGCGCAGGTAACGGCGTTGTGCTGGTGACCACCAAGAAAGGCTCGCTCGGCAAACCTGTGTTTAGCTTCCAGACGAACTACACCACCGCACGGCCCACCCGCGAGCTGCTGTCTGACAAGACCACCGCGGCAGACGAGCTCACCTACCAAAACCGCGTGGCCGAATTCCTCGGTACCCCGAAACCCAACGGCCAGGAAGAGTTCGACTACTTCAAAGACAAACATTACAACGTCCACGATTTCATCTGGCGCGATCCGTCCAGCCACCGCCACTCGCTCAGCGTTGCCGGCGGCAGCGAAAAGATCACCTACTATTCGCTGCTGAGCTACCGGGGAGAAAAAGGTTCCTACAAAAGCCTCGACAACAGCAAGGTCAATCTCCGCAGCAACGTCACCGCCAAAGTTTCGGATGCGATCAAGATCAACCTCAACATTGCCGCTAACCAGCAGAATCTCGACCGTTTCTACTGGCCGTTCACCGGCGACGACGATTTCGATGTATCCGATCTTTACCGTGTAACGTTCAACTGGCCCAAAACATTCCCGTTCTATACGCTGGCCGACGGTACGCCCGTCAATTATGTAACGGATTACCCGGTGCAGACGCCCATGGGCAGCTGGCAGGCCTGGAGCGTGATCGACCAGGTGATCGGCAACCGCTATATCAAAACGCGCAACCGCCAGCTGAACTCCATCCTCGGTATCGACATCGATCTGGGCAAATACGTGAAAGGCCTGACCACGAAAGTATCGGGCAGCTACCTGGCGGAAGATTACATGCGCAAGCGATTCCTCACCTACCAGAAGAACTATGTGTTCAACCCTAAAGACCCGGACGGCAACCGTTTCATTCCCGCCCCGCCAGACCCGAACAAGACCAACATTTTCACATTCAGTTCCAATCAGCCTTTCATGGATTACAATATCTCCACCTGGTGGAGCTATCAGTTGAACTGGTTCCTGAATTACAACCGTACCTTCGGCAAGCATGGCATCGACGCGTTGATGGTATTCGAACAGTCGGAAACCGGTGGCAGCATCGCCTATTCCCGCGCGGAGAATCCCATCACGCCGTATGATCAGTTTATCGCATATCCGACCGACCGGCAGTTCCGCAACTCCAGCGGTAAAGACTCCGTGGGCGCACGCCAGTCCTGGATCGGCCGCGTGAACTATAACTTCGACAGCCGCTATATCGCCGAATTCTCTTTCCGGTACGACGGTAACACGCTGTTCCCCAGCAATAGCCGTTGGGGCTTCTTCCCGTCTGTGTCTGCCGCATGGCGCCTGTCGGAAGAGACCTGGTTCAAAAACGCCACGCGTGCGTTCGACGACCTGAAGATCCGCGCTTCCTACGGTACCACGGGTAACGACCTGGATGCTGCGGGCAACAGGATATCGCCCTTCTCGTTCCGCCAGCGGATCGTGAACGGCAGCAGCTATATGTTTGGCGATCGCCTCTACCAGGGTATCGCTCCCGGCGCTACGCCCAATCCGAACCTGACGTGGGCAAAATCCGCTTCCTATAACGCAGGTATCGACTTTACCATCCTCCGTGGCCGCTTTAACGGTACGGTAGACGTGTTCGTCCGCAAGGAAACCGATATCCTCGGTTACCGCCAGGTGCGCGTACCGGACAACTATGGCCAGTCGCTGGCGCCTGAAAACTATGCGGCACGTTCCTGGAGAGGGGGTGAGCTGACGCTGGAATGGCGCGACAAAGCTGCTTCCGGAAAGATCAATTACTCCATCAATGCCAATGTTGGCTATGTGAAAGACCGCTGGGATATTTATGATGAAGACGCCGCGCTGGGCCCCAACGGCCTGCGTAATTTCGAATCGCGCATCGGACGGCCGGAAACGAGGATCGTAGGCCTGCGGTCGCTCGGCCTCATCCGCACGCAGGAGCAGTTGGATGGTTTGCTGGCCAAGGGTTTCAAGCAATACGGCCGTAATCCGTACCTCGGCGCCATCCTGTTCGAAGATATCCGCGGCGAAAACTATGCGCCCGGTCCCGACGGCAAGATCGACAACAACGATATGCAATTGCTCTCCGACAACGCCACCCCCCGCGTGAACTTCGGTTTGGGCCTCAACCTGTCTTACAAAAACTGGGCGTTGCAGACGTTCTTCCAGGGCGTTACCGCTTACGACCGCGTGATCAGCAACCAGGAAGGTGCAGGTATGCGCCAGCACGGTGGCAGCGTTCGTCCGTATTACCCCATCTGGGCAGACGATGTATGGACACCCGAGAACCCCGATGCGAAGTATCCCCGCCCTGTCGGCAGCAACTGGCAGGAGTCCGGCAGCGTGGCCACCAACTTCTGGATGCGCAGTGGCGCCTATCTCCGCATGAAGATGCTGAACCTGGGATACAGCCTGCCCAAGAACTGGGTGCGTACCATCGGCCTCACGAGCGCGCAACTGTACTTCAACGGTACCAACCTTTTCGCTATTTCGCCCATGAACGAGTTTCATGACCCGGAACAAAAGAACTACGATTCTTATCCTCTCATGAAAACCTTCACCGTAGGAGCTGACATCAGATTCTAG
- a CDS encoding ABC transporter substrate-binding protein — translation MRYFVLFLLIILCACGQRRSGDKMVFRYNQEGGIPTLDPAFAKNQAVMWAVRQVFNTLVETDSALNIRPSLAKSWDVSADRREYVFHLRTDVHFHDHPLFPGGVGRKMTAQDVVYSFRRIMDPATASSGAWVFNGKVDPETGFAALDDSTFRLRLLQPFQPIMGILSMQYCSVVPQEIVAHYGKDFRKNPVGTGPFRFFFWDEGQALVLHKNPRYHEIDETGRRLPYLDAVQISFVDSKGTEFLLFRQGQLDFINEIDATFKDEVITRQGELKKEWEGKIVMMKTPYLSTEYFGIVMDPGKPGVKGSPLRDLRVRQAVNYGIDRVKMLTYLRNSKGIPATSGFVPAGLPSFDTAAVKGYYYDPARSRKLLAEAGYPNGKGMPVITLVSIPLYADLADYAARQLQELGVKVQVEVMQRGPLIDLVAKSAVPFFRASWIADYPDAESFLAMFYSKNPAPPNYTRYSNPAYDKLYERALQENDDSVRYKLYQEMDRMIVADAPVVPVFYDMVMRFRQPNVLGLSSDGLNTLELRRVRIGEK, via the coding sequence ATGAGATATTTCGTTCTCTTCCTGCTGATCATCCTCTGCGCCTGCGGCCAACGCCGCTCCGGCGACAAAATGGTGTTCCGCTACAACCAGGAAGGCGGCATCCCCACGCTGGATCCCGCCTTCGCCAAAAACCAGGCTGTCATGTGGGCCGTGCGGCAGGTGTTCAACACGCTTGTGGAAACGGATAGTGCGCTCAACATCCGTCCATCGCTCGCCAAAAGCTGGGACGTTTCGGCCGACCGCAGAGAATACGTTTTTCACCTCCGTACCGACGTCCATTTCCACGACCATCCGCTCTTTCCGGGCGGCGTTGGAAGGAAAATGACGGCGCAGGACGTGGTGTACAGTTTCCGCAGGATCATGGACCCCGCCACGGCTTCGTCCGGCGCCTGGGTGTTCAACGGGAAAGTGGACCCGGAAACAGGGTTCGCCGCGCTGGACGACAGTACCTTCCGCCTGCGGCTGCTCCAGCCATTCCAGCCCATCATGGGCATTCTGAGCATGCAATATTGCAGCGTGGTGCCACAGGAAATCGTGGCGCATTACGGGAAGGATTTCCGGAAAAATCCGGTGGGCACCGGGCCGTTCCGGTTCTTTTTCTGGGACGAAGGCCAGGCGCTGGTGCTGCATAAAAACCCCCGTTACCACGAAATTGACGAAACCGGGCGGCGCCTGCCGTACCTGGACGCGGTGCAGATATCGTTCGTAGACAGCAAAGGCACGGAATTCCTTCTGTTCCGCCAGGGCCAGCTGGATTTCATCAATGAAATTGATGCCACGTTCAAAGACGAAGTGATCACCCGGCAGGGCGAGCTGAAAAAGGAATGGGAAGGGAAGATCGTCATGATGAAAACGCCCTACCTGAGCACGGAATATTTCGGCATCGTCATGGATCCCGGAAAGCCGGGAGTGAAAGGCAGTCCCCTCCGCGATCTCCGCGTCCGGCAAGCGGTAAATTACGGGATCGACCGGGTGAAAATGCTGACTTATTTGCGCAACAGCAAGGGCATTCCGGCCACTTCGGGCTTTGTGCCGGCGGGGTTGCCTTCTTTCGATACGGCGGCGGTAAAGGGATATTATTACGATCCTGCGCGGTCGCGGAAGCTGTTGGCGGAAGCAGGGTACCCGAACGGGAAGGGGATGCCGGTGATCACGCTGGTGTCGATACCGTTGTATGCCGACCTGGCCGATTATGCCGCGCGGCAGTTGCAGGAATTGGGGGTGAAAGTGCAGGTGGAAGTCATGCAGCGGGGGCCGTTGATAGACCTGGTGGCCAAATCGGCCGTACCGTTTTTTCGCGCCAGCTGGATCGCGGATTATCCCGATGCGGAAAGCTTTCTGGCGATGTTCTACAGTAAGAACCCCGCGCCGCCGAACTATACGCGGTACAGCAATCCTGCGTACGACAAGCTGTACGAACGTGCGCTCCAGGAAAATGACGATTCCGTGAGGTATAAATTGTACCAGGAGATGGACCGGATGATCGTGGCAGACGCGCCGGTGGTGCCGGTATTTTATGATATGGTGATGCGGTTCCGGCAGCCTAATGTGCTGGGCCTCAGCAGCGACGGGCTGAATACGCTGGAATTGCGGCGGGTGCGGATCGGGGAGAAATAG
- a CDS encoding excinuclease ABC subunit UvrA, producing MRKDHIIIKGAREHNLKNISLRIPKNRITVFTGVSGSGKSSLVFDTIAAESQRQLNETFPSFIRHRLPHYGQPEADELQNLSPAVIVDQKPIGGNARSTVGTATDIFTLLRLLFSRIGEPFIGYSDIFSFNHPNGMCPECDGLGQVSVLDTDLFFDTTKSLNGGAILFPTFAKGGWRFSRYACSNLFDPDKKLEDYTEEEWHNLLYADNIRLTDPLPCWPQSQKFYEGIVPRFKRSYLAKDSKAMTGKYKADFEKILTRGKCPSCKGSRLNEKVRSCRIGKYNIADCAAMEIPVLADFIATITDHRAVTMVKAIRERLQHMTDIGLHYLTLDRETGSLSGGESQRIKMVRHLGSSLSDMTYILDEPSIGLHPRDVHQLNQLLFQLRDKGNTVLVVEHDPDVIAVADHVVDMGPRAGTEGGRIVFEGTLEELQEADTLTGRYWSRKRTINDLPRPASGSISIKNAKLHNLRNVNVEIPTGVMTVVTGVAGSGKSSLVNGVLPKQVPTAVRISQSAITGSKRSHMATYTGIFDEIREMFARHNRVKAALFSSNSEGGCPVCKGVGEITLDLAFMDPITTICEECGGKRYKAETLQYRYNGKNIYETIRQTVSEAIPFFASSPAISGMLERLADVGLGYLTLGQPLSTLSGGERQRIKLAMRLEDAANQVFVMDEPTTGLHMSDVERLLGIFRRIVDRGNTLIVVEHNLDIVSQADHIIDMGPGAGRDGGTIVFQGTPAQLLTHPGSQTGRFLRAYIG from the coding sequence ATGCGGAAAGACCATATCATCATCAAAGGTGCGCGCGAGCATAACCTGAAGAACATCTCGTTGCGTATCCCCAAGAACAGGATCACCGTTTTTACCGGCGTTTCCGGCTCCGGGAAATCATCGCTCGTATTCGATACTATCGCCGCGGAATCGCAACGCCAGCTGAATGAGACTTTTCCTTCGTTCATCCGCCACCGGTTGCCGCACTACGGCCAACCGGAAGCGGATGAACTGCAAAACCTCTCGCCGGCAGTGATCGTTGACCAGAAACCGATCGGCGGAAACGCCCGCTCCACCGTGGGCACCGCTACCGATATCTTTACACTGCTGCGGCTGCTGTTTTCCCGGATCGGGGAACCTTTCATCGGCTATTCCGACATTTTCTCCTTCAACCATCCCAACGGCATGTGCCCGGAATGTGACGGGCTGGGACAGGTGTCTGTACTCGATACGGACCTGTTTTTCGACACCACCAAATCCCTCAACGGCGGTGCCATCCTGTTCCCCACGTTTGCCAAAGGCGGCTGGCGGTTCTCCCGCTACGCCTGTTCCAACCTCTTCGATCCCGACAAAAAACTCGAAGATTACACCGAAGAAGAATGGCATAACCTGCTTTACGCCGACAACATCAGGCTCACCGATCCGCTGCCTTGCTGGCCGCAGTCGCAGAAGTTTTATGAAGGGATCGTTCCGCGCTTCAAAAGGAGCTACCTCGCCAAAGATTCAAAAGCGATGACGGGTAAATACAAAGCCGATTTCGAGAAAATACTCACCCGCGGCAAATGCCCGTCGTGCAAAGGTTCGCGCCTCAACGAAAAAGTGCGCTCCTGCAGGATCGGGAAGTACAATATCGCGGATTGCGCAGCCATGGAAATCCCCGTACTGGCGGATTTCATCGCCACCATTACCGATCATCGCGCCGTAACGATGGTAAAAGCCATCCGGGAACGTTTACAGCATATGACCGACATCGGCCTGCATTACCTGACGCTCGACCGCGAAACCGGCAGTCTTTCCGGCGGGGAATCGCAGCGCATCAAAATGGTGCGGCACCTCGGCAGCAGCCTGTCAGACATGACCTATATCCTCGACGAGCCCAGCATCGGCCTCCACCCGCGCGATGTTCACCAGCTGAACCAATTGCTGTTCCAGCTGCGCGACAAAGGAAATACGGTACTGGTCGTGGAACATGATCCCGATGTAATTGCCGTGGCCGATCATGTGGTAGACATGGGGCCGCGCGCGGGAACGGAAGGAGGGAGGATCGTTTTCGAAGGAACGCTGGAAGAGCTGCAGGAAGCCGATACGCTGACGGGCCGCTACTGGAGCCGGAAACGGACGATCAACGATTTGCCGCGGCCCGCAAGCGGTTCCATTTCCATCAAGAATGCCAAACTGCATAACCTCCGGAACGTAAACGTGGAAATCCCCACGGGCGTAATGACGGTTGTGACGGGCGTGGCCGGGTCGGGGAAAAGCAGCCTGGTGAATGGGGTATTGCCCAAACAGGTGCCCACGGCCGTTCGTATCAGCCAGTCGGCCATCACCGGCAGCAAACGCTCGCACATGGCCACTTATACGGGTATTTTCGACGAGATACGGGAGATGTTCGCCCGGCACAACCGCGTGAAGGCTGCCCTGTTCAGCAGCAATTCTGAAGGCGGTTGCCCCGTGTGCAAAGGAGTAGGAGAAATCACGCTCGACCTGGCCTTCATGGACCCCATCACCACCATCTGCGAAGAATGCGGTGGGAAACGCTACAAAGCGGAAACGTTGCAATACCGGTATAACGGGAAGAATATATACGAAACTATCCGGCAAACCGTCAGCGAAGCCATCCCGTTCTTCGCGTCATCGCCCGCTATTTCCGGTATGCTGGAACGGTTGGCGGACGTGGGTTTGGGCTATCTCACGCTGGGACAGCCGCTCAGCACGCTGTCTGGCGGCGAGCGCCAGCGCATCAAACTCGCCATGCGGCTGGAAGACGCGGCCAACCAGGTGTTTGTGATGGATGAGCCTACGACGGGCCTGCACATGAGCGATGTGGAACGGTTGCTGGGGATTTTCCGGCGGATCGTGGACAGGGGCAATACGCTGATCGTAGTGGAACACAATCTCGACATCGTGAGCCAGGCAGACCATATCATCGACATGGGGCCCGGCGCCGGGCGAGATGGCGGCACCATTGTGTTCCAGGGCACGCCGGCACAACTGCTGACGCATCCCGGATCACAAACGGGGCGCTTTCTCCGCGCTTATATCGGTTAG
- a CDS encoding RagB/SusD family nutrient uptake outer membrane protein, which yields MKKTLIAILLLGGMFASCKKVLEIDDLEGYSPEQVWNDENLANAFITNIYPMFGNWSPGLEQKSEQMAGIFFYPDRVTITNGEFKSWNYSRIRLINEAATKVLTGGLKQDVKDRILGQALFMRAYAYFDMVMHHGGVPYITKPQDRETDDLNTPRNSTKECFDLIIKDLDDAIAKLPPKIATSSADYGRIDGAFALAFKAKVLLYKASPQFNPSNPWGNAYWAEAYTANKKAYDDLKALGFKLVEDYSNIALQEKNTETVFAVVNQYPNKTTEWDNGVRPGSESRGPAFAVPTWEFVKTFPMKDGKKYNDNSGAYYKSDADFLQNYWKDRDPRFNKSVVWNGKPYAVSGKADKRQYTALGVAHELDDYGINPKAQINSTNLDRYTGFFVLKNSLLRLKQAEVQQYDVDFVLMRFAEVMLNYAETANETGRLADALDILKQIRQRAGIEPGTNGNYGITATTRDQMREAILDERNIELCFEGQRFWDLRRLRMLNRLNNLTKWGVEAIAINPDGSEMPISEARAKATANQLTEANFKYSLLQVPRTGVKVTSVPDTYYFFPILKDVLDRNAKLQQNNNWGGTFNPTME from the coding sequence ATGAAAAAGACATTAATAGCCATATTACTGCTGGGCGGGATGTTCGCCTCCTGCAAAAAAGTGCTGGAGATAGACGATCTGGAGGGCTATAGCCCCGAACAGGTCTGGAACGACGAGAACCTGGCCAATGCCTTCATAACCAATATCTATCCCATGTTCGGGAACTGGAGCCCCGGCCTCGAACAGAAGAGCGAACAGATGGCAGGCATCTTCTTCTATCCCGACCGCGTGACCATCACGAACGGCGAATTCAAAAGCTGGAACTATAGCCGTATCCGGCTGATCAACGAAGCGGCCACCAAAGTACTGACCGGCGGCCTGAAACAAGACGTTAAGGACAGGATCCTCGGCCAGGCGCTCTTCATGCGCGCCTACGCGTATTTCGACATGGTCATGCACCATGGCGGCGTACCGTATATCACCAAACCGCAGGACCGCGAAACCGACGACCTCAATACGCCGCGCAACTCCACCAAAGAATGCTTCGATCTCATCATCAAAGACCTGGACGACGCCATCGCCAAACTGCCGCCCAAAATCGCCACTTCTTCGGCCGACTATGGCCGGATCGACGGCGCCTTTGCCCTCGCGTTCAAAGCGAAAGTGCTGCTGTATAAAGCTTCTCCGCAGTTCAACCCCTCCAACCCCTGGGGCAATGCGTATTGGGCAGAAGCGTATACCGCCAACAAAAAGGCGTACGACGATCTGAAAGCCCTGGGCTTCAAACTGGTGGAGGATTATAGCAACATCGCGCTGCAGGAGAAGAATACCGAGACCGTCTTCGCCGTGGTGAACCAATACCCGAACAAGACCACGGAGTGGGACAATGGCGTTCGCCCCGGTTCCGAAAGCCGCGGCCCCGCATTTGCCGTGCCCACCTGGGAGTTCGTGAAAACGTTCCCCATGAAGGACGGTAAGAAATACAACGACAATTCCGGGGCTTACTATAAATCGGACGCCGACTTCCTGCAGAACTACTGGAAAGACCGCGATCCCCGGTTCAACAAATCCGTGGTATGGAACGGCAAGCCCTACGCCGTTTCCGGCAAAGCCGACAAGCGCCAGTACACGGCGTTGGGCGTGGCGCATGAGCTCGACGACTATGGTATCAATCCCAAAGCGCAGATCAACTCCACGAACCTCGACCGCTACACCGGATTTTTTGTGCTGAAAAACAGCCTGCTGCGCCTCAAACAGGCGGAAGTGCAGCAATACGATGTGGATTTTGTGCTGATGCGGTTCGCGGAAGTAATGCTCAACTACGCTGAAACCGCCAACGAAACCGGTCGCTTGGCGGATGCGCTCGATATCCTGAAGCAGATCCGCCAGCGCGCGGGCATCGAGCCGGGAACGAATGGCAACTACGGCATTACCGCCACCACGCGCGATCAAATGCGGGAAGCCATCCTGGACGAGCGTAACATCGAGCTATGCTTCGAAGGCCAACGCTTCTGGGACCTCCGCAGGCTGCGCATGCTGAACCGGCTGAACAACCTCACGAAGTGGGGCGTGGAGGCCATCGCCATCAATCCTGACGGATCGGAAATGCCCATCAGCGAAGCGCGCGCGAAAGCCACCGCCAACCAGCTGACGGAAGCCAACTTCAAATACAGTCTCCTCCAGGTGCCCCGCACCGGTGTGAAAGTGACTTCCGTGCCGGACACGTACTATTTCTTTCCCATCCTGAAAGATGTGCTCGACCGAAACGCCAAGTTGCAGCAAAACAACAATTGGGGCGGAACGTTCAATCCCACGATGGAATAA
- a CDS encoding M1 family metallopeptidase codes for MMRLLPFLLTLLTVSNAFSQHNQRFTRQDTLRGTLGPERAWWDVTFYDLQVRVYPDTKSIEGTNVMHYRVTGAANRMQIDLQQPMELKKAVQDGKELTFVREGNAFFIDMPANQPKGQVKSIALTFGGKPREAKNAPWDGGIVWKTDSLGRPWIASACQGLGASVFWPNKDHQSEEPDSMRIAVTVPAQLTNVSNGRLRSVKDGPEGTRTFTWFVANPINNYDVALNIGHYTHFSDTFKGEAGTLPLDFWVLDYHLAAAKKHFGVVKPMMQCFEHWFGPYPFYADSYKLVETPHLGMEHQSAVAYGNQYKMGYRGKDLSGSGWGLKWDFIIIHETGHEWFGNNITTKDIADMWVHESFTNYSETLFTECRYGKEAGNAYLQGIRKNIANDVPIIGPYGVNTEGSGDMYYKGANMLHTIRQIVGNDEKFRQVLRGLNKTFWHQTVTTEQVEDYINKTTGINFDKVFDQYLRHTQPPVFEYAVADGQLKYRWVADVKGFDMPLRVTAGTGKPILLEPTGEWKAMPLKDGARFTIDPNFYILVKKN; via the coding sequence ATGATGAGGCTGCTGCCCTTCCTGCTGACGTTGCTCACCGTCTCCAACGCTTTCAGCCAGCATAACCAACGTTTTACGCGGCAAGACACGCTGCGCGGCACCCTCGGGCCGGAGCGCGCCTGGTGGGACGTAACGTTTTACGACCTGCAGGTCCGCGTTTACCCCGACACCAAATCCATCGAAGGCACCAACGTGATGCATTACCGGGTAACGGGCGCGGCCAATCGCATGCAGATCGACCTCCAGCAACCCATGGAGCTGAAAAAGGCGGTGCAGGACGGGAAGGAACTGACGTTCGTGCGGGAAGGCAATGCTTTCTTCATCGACATGCCGGCCAACCAGCCAAAAGGCCAGGTAAAGTCCATCGCGCTCACGTTCGGCGGCAAGCCCCGCGAGGCGAAGAATGCGCCCTGGGACGGGGGCATCGTCTGGAAAACCGACTCCCTGGGCCGCCCCTGGATCGCCAGTGCCTGCCAGGGCCTCGGCGCCAGCGTGTTCTGGCCCAATAAAGACCATCAGTCCGAAGAGCCGGACAGCATGCGTATTGCCGTTACCGTGCCCGCGCAACTTACCAATGTGTCTAACGGCCGCCTGCGCTCCGTGAAAGACGGACCGGAAGGTACCCGCACGTTCACCTGGTTCGTCGCCAACCCGATCAATAACTACGACGTTGCCCTCAACATCGGCCACTACACACATTTCTCCGATACTTTCAAAGGCGAGGCCGGCACGCTGCCCCTCGATTTCTGGGTGCTGGATTATCACCTCGCTGCCGCTAAAAAACATTTCGGCGTCGTGAAGCCCATGATGCAGTGCTTCGAGCACTGGTTCGGCCCCTACCCTTTCTATGCAGACAGCTACAAACTCGTGGAAACGCCGCACCTGGGCATGGAGCACCAGAGCGCCGTGGCGTACGGGAACCAGTATAAGATGGGCTATCGCGGCAAAGACCTTTCCGGGTCGGGCTGGGGACTGAAATGGGACTTCATCATCATCCACGAAACGGGTCACGAATGGTTCGGCAACAACATCACTACCAAAGATATCGCCGACATGTGGGTGCATGAATCCTTCACCAACTATTCCGAAACGCTTTTCACCGAATGCCGCTATGGCAAGGAAGCCGGAAATGCTTACCTGCAGGGCATCCGCAAGAATATCGCCAACGATGTTCCCATCATCGGGCCTTATGGTGTTAATACCGAAGGTTCGGGGGATATGTATTACAAGGGCGCGAACATGCTGCATACCATCCGGCAGATCGTGGGTAACGACGAAAAATTCCGCCAGGTATTGCGCGGACTTAACAAGACCTTCTGGCACCAGACGGTGACCACGGAACAGGTAGAGGATTATATCAACAAAACGACCGGCATCAATTTCGATAAGGTTTTCGATCAGTACTTACGGCATACCCAACCGCCCGTTTTCGAATACGCCGTCGCCGACGGACAGCTGAAATACCGCTGGGTGGCGGATGTAAAAGGGTTCGACATGCCGCTGCGCGTGACCGCCGGCACGGGCAAACCCATCCTGCTGGAGCCTACCGGCGAATGGAAGGCGATGCCGTTGAAAGACGGGGCCAGATTCACGATCGATCCGAATTTCTATATCCTGGTAAAGAAAAACTAA